TTGATGGAAAAAATTTTATAAATAGAAATGATTTTTCGATTTATGAATTACCTTTTCTAAGAAAGATGCTTTATATATTTTCATTAGTTTTTATACATCATTTTTGTTTATTAATATTGGAAATATTAAAGGGTGCTCCTTTGAACCGAATTCTTTTATTGAGAACAATATTTAGCAGTATTTTTACAACTATTTTGTGTATTATATATTTTTTTTTCAAAAAAAATTAAACATTGAAAAAATTATATAAATTTTACATTTTATTGAGTACTGTAGGCATAATTTTAATAATTAGATTATTTTATATACAAATATATACAGAGAAATATACGTTAAATGCTTTTAACACCTCTATTAAACAGGAAATTATCATTCCTGAAAGAGGATCTATTTTTGACAGAAATGAGAATCTATTGGTTTTTAATAAATCTATTTATGAATTAACAGTCATTCCTATTCTCGTAGATGAACATTTTAATATTATAGAATTTTGTAATCTTGTAGGAATTGAAAAAAATACTTTTTCTAGAAATTTAGAAAAAGCAAAAGCTTATTCTAAATATTTACCATCTGTTTTTTTACCTTTTCTTTCTAAAGAAAAATTTGCGACTATACAAGAAAAACTCTATAAATACAAAGGTTTTGATTGGACAAAACGTTCTCTAAGAGATTATAAAGTAGAAAGTTCAGCTAATGTTTTAGGATATATAGGAGAAGTGACTCAAAAAGATATTAAAAAGGAATCTAATTATTATCAAATGGGAGATTTTATTGGTTGGGCTGGAGTAGAAAAATCTTATGAAAAAATTCTGAGAGGAAAAAAAGGAGTAAAATATTGGGTAAGAGATAGAAAAGGTTGTATTATAGGAAGTTATAATAATAGAAAAAACAACGTCAAAGCTGTAAGTGGATATGATATTTCTTTAACCATAGATTGGAATTTACAAAACTATGCAGAACAACTTATGTTTCAAAAAAAAGGAGGAATAGTTGCTATAAATCCTAAAAATGGAGAAATTTTATCCTTGGTGTCCAGTCCTATTAATAATCCTAATTTATTTGTGGGAGTAAATCGTTCTAAGGAATTTAAAAAATTAATGAAAGATACAATTGATAATCCTTTATTTGATAGAACGACACAAGCTCGTTATCCACCTGCTTCTCCATTTAAATTACTTACTGAGTTAGCAGGTCTTCAAATGGGAGTCGTGAACACGAATACTACTTTTATATGTTATAAGGGATTTAAATATGGAAAAAAAAGAATTCATTGTCATTCTGGAGTTCATGGATACCCTATAGGAATCGAAACAGCAACTGCTGTTTCTTGTAATAATTATTTTGCACAAGTTTATAAACGTGTTATAGAAAAATACCCTAAAAATTTGACAAAAGGAGTAAATGAATGGTGTGATATTATCAAAAGTTTTGGTTTTGGAAATTATTTGTATAATGATTTAGCTACAGGAGAAAAAGGGATCATTCCTTCTGGAGATTATTATAATAAAAAATATGGAACAACAAAATGGAACGCGATTACGATTATTTCTAATAGTATTGGTCAAGGCGAAATAAATGTAACTCCTATACAGTTAGCTAATATGGTTTGTGCTATAGCAAATAAAGGTTTTTTTTATACTCCACATATAGTAAGAAAAATTAATCATAAACTTATATCTAATCCTAATTATACTGTAGCTAAACATACTAAAGTTGAAAGCAAATATTTTGATTTTATTATTAATGGAATGGAAAAAGTTTTCATGATTGGAACTGGAAAAAGTTTCAAATCATCTGACATTCGAATGGCAGGTAAAACAGGAACTTCGCAAAATTTTATTAAGGTAAATCATAAAACAGTTTCTTTACCCGATCATTCTATTTTTATATTGTTTGCTCCAGTAGAGGACCCTAAAATTGCTATTTCTGTTATAATAGAAAATGGAGGATTTGGATCTCGTTGGGCTGGACCTATTGCTAGTCTTATTGCAGAAAAATATATAAAAAATAATGTGAATAGAAAAAATCTTGAAAAAAAAATAATGACTTCAGGATTGCAAAATGTATATAATTCAATAGCAAAAATGAAAAAATTAAATAATTCTTACATAAAAAATTATATTGATAAAAAGAAATAAAATATTATTTAGAAACATAGATTGGATAGTTATATTCATCTATATTTTTATGACTTTCTTTGGGCATATGAATTTATATTCCGTTTCTCCAGAAAAAGCAGAAAAACAATTCATATGGATATTATTGAGTTTTATTTTCATATTTATTATTTTTTTATTTAAACCCATTCATTATAAACATATAGCTCCATTCTTCTTTTTATTTACATTATTTCTTTTAATTGGAGTATTTTTTTTCGGAAAAAATATAAATGGATCAAAATCTTGGTATGTTTTTGGTCCTATTAGTTTTCAACCATCTGAATTAACTAAAATATCAACATCTTTAATGATAGCTCATATTATGAGTCAAGAAGATATTGAGAATAATAATAAAGCATTATTACATATATCTATCATATTAATATTACCTGCTTTTTTAATATTTTTACAACCTGACCCAGGTTCTTCTATAGTTTTTTCCTCTTTTCTTCTCACTTTATATAGAGAAGGATTATCTATTTCTTTTATACTCTACTTTTTATTTTATATATTATTATTCGTAGTTTCATTAAATTTATCCCCCTGGATTGTAGTTTTATTCTTGTTTATTATTTTCATTTTTTTCTTTATTTTTAAGAAAAAAACAACATCATTTGTCGATCTATTTTTTTATATATTTTTATTCATTAGTTTTTCAGTTTTTTCTATTTCTTCTCCCTTTTTTTTTCAAAAATTTTTAAAACAACATCATAAAGATAGAATTAATATTCTATTTCGAAATGAATTTGATAGAAAATATAGAGGAAATGTAGGATATAATTTATTATATTCTAAAACAGCTATTGGATCTGGAAAATTTTTAGGAAAAGGATATAAAAAAGGAACTATTACAAAGGGAAAATTTGTTCCTGAACAACATACGGATTATATTTTTTGTACAGTAGGAGAAGAATGGGGGTTTATAGGAAGTACAATTTTAATTATATTTTATTTACTGTTTATTAGTCGTATTTATTTTTTGTCTGAAAGACAAAAAGACGTTTTTGTAAGAATATTTGGTTATTCAGTTGGGAATATTATTTTTATTCATTTTGTTATTAATTTAGGTATGGTTATGGGACTTTTTCCTACAATAGGAATTGTCTTACCTTTTTTTAGTTATGGAGGATCATCTCTTTGGTCTTTTACTGTTTTATTATTTATATTTATGAGAATGGATGTATCGGATCAAACCAGTTTGATCTAATTTAATAGATAGATAATCAGTAAATTTAAATTATTTGGGGCTGATTTTGGATTTGACAGCAAGGTGAGTGATAAAAGAAAGCATATCGTGTCACGTAAGGTATTACACGAAAATCAAGCCTTACAAAATATATAAATGGCGAGAAAGAATACGCTTTTGCTGCATAATGTTTAAAAACATTATGCCTTAGTCTGCAAAAAAAGGCAGAAGTAAAATATCTCTCAGAAATTTTTCCTTATAATTTCTGATATAGAGGTACGATAAAGGATTAAGGATAAGAAAACGGATGATTCTTAAGTTTTCTGAAATTGTGTTTTGAATCTTAAGTTTTTATTCTAGATCCAAAACTTGAATAAAAATGTAAATAAATTTTATTTTGGATAAATATGTAGAAATCTTTTACCCTACTTGTTTGGACGCGGGTTCGAATCCCGCCAGCTCCACTTATTTATAGTCATTTAAAATTTTACACAAAATAAAAAAAATTGAATTTTTTATATATAGTGTATTTTCTGGTATTCTTTTGGGATTAGGATGGCCTACGGAGGGAAATCCTATATATTTGTTTATTGCTTTTGTCCCTTTGCTATATATAGAAAATTATTTGAATGATTCTTCATTTTATGTTTTCTTATTTTCTTTTATTCCTTTTTTAATATGGAATGCTATTTCTACATGGTGGTTATCTTATGCAAAAAGAACTAATGGAACTTTTGCTGTAGAAGCTTATTTAATTCCTGTGTTATTGAATGCTATTTTTATGTCAATTGTTTTTTGTTTTTATTCGTGTATTAAAAAAAAACATATAAAAGACAAAAAAATAGGATATACATTCTTAATTTGTTTATGGATTTTATTCGAAAAAATGCATTTAGAATGGGAATTATCTTGGCCATGGCTTAATTTAGGAAATGGTTTTGCGAATCGTACAAAATGGATTCAATGGTATGAATACACGGGAATTTTGGGAGGATCTGTATGGATATGGATAGTTAATATTGGATTAACAGAATCCATTGTTCAATATAAAAATGATAAGAAAGTATTTTTCTTATATCAGAGAATATTTATTAATATAGGAATAATTTTTTTCATGATTTTTATTTCAAATCTTATATATATAAAATATAAAGACTGTCAATGCGAACATACTGCAAATGTATTAATTTTACAGCCTAATATAGATCCATATAATCAGAAATATTATATTTCAACAAATGAATTGATTTCGAATTTAAAAAAGTTAATAGATAAAAAAATATCTAAAGAATCTATGATTATCATTGCTCCAGAAACTATGTTTCCAATGAAAATACAGATAAAAGATATGGGAAGAAATAAAATAATCTCTGCATTTAAAGATTACTTAAAAAATAAATCTCCAAATACAGTGTTTATAACAGGAGTAGAATTAATCACTTTATATCATCATAAAAACAAAACTAAAACCTCCATTCCTTTTTTTTCAAAAAAAATAAAAAATATGCAATGGATAGATGTTTTTAATTCTGCAATTCAAATAGGAAATAATGAAAATATTGAATTTCATCATAAATCTAAACTAGTCCCAGCAGTAGAAACTTTTCCTTATAAAAAATTTTTTTTACCTATATTAGGAAATATATTGCTTAATTTTGGGGGGACTGTAATGGAACTTGGAAAAGAAAACTCTCCCTCTATTTTTCAACATCCTTATTTAGGAATCAGAATAGCTCCAATTATTTGTTATGAATCCGTTTTTGGAGAATATGTTTCTAATTTTTTTAAAAAAAATGTGGATTTAATGGTTATTCTTACAAATGATGGATGGTGGGGCTTTTCACAAGGACATAAACAACATATGTATTATGCTCGAATTAGAGCAATTGAAAATCGAAAATCTATAGCTAGATCTGCAAATACAGGAATTTCTTGTTTTATTGACGAAAAAGGAGAAATCATTTCATATATTCCTTATGGAAAAGAGGGGGTTTTATATAATAAAATACATCTCAATAAAAAGAAAACTTTTTACATTCAATATGGAGATTTCATTTCAAAAATAAGTTTATTGACAATAATTATAATTTTATTATACCCCATCACGTATAATATAATTTATTCTCACAGATTACACAAAATCTGAAGTTTTTTCATTAATATTATTTAAATTTTTATTTTTCAAATAAGCCTCACCTATATGATTAATAATATCGTTAGCTATAATAGATTCTTCGTTTAATTTTTGGGATGCAATATCCCCTGATAACCCGTGAAAATAAACTCCCATGATGCATGATTCTTTTGGAGAAAATCCTTGGGATAAAAAACTCATAATCATTCCAGTAAGAACATCGCCACTCCCTGCTGTTGCCATTCCTGGATTTCCTGTACTATTAAAATACAGATCCCCATTAGGCGTTGAAATAACGGAATGTGCACCTTTTAATACAATAAAAATTGTATATTTTTTAGACATTTCTTTTAAAAGATGCAATTTTTCATAATCATTTTTCCATGATTTAGATAATCTTTGAAATTCTTTTGGATGGGGAGTAAGAATAGTTTCTTTCGGAAGAAGATCTAATAATTGTAATTGATTTGACAATATATTTATAGCGTCTGCGTCAATTACCATTGGGATTTTTTTATTTTTTAATAAAAAAGATTCTAGAGCATATACAGTTTTAGGATGAACACCCATTCCCATTCCGATTCCTATTGCGTTGATATTTTTATTAGGAATAACAATATTACTGATATAATGTTCTTTTAGGTCTGTATTTACAATAGCCTCTGGAAGCGTATTTTGTATAATTTGATATCCACAATAAGGGACATATACACTTAATTTTCCTATTCCAGAACGAAAACTAGCAGTTGCGGAAAGGACAACAGATCCTATCATTCCAAAACTTCCACCTATAATCATTCCATGCCCATAATTTCCTTTATGTGAAAATTTTTTTCTTATTTTTTTTTTATATATAGCATGAATATAGACAGGATCTATATAAAAATTATGAACTTGTATTTTTTGAATGAAATTAATTTTCCATCCAATATTTATCAAATACCACTTTCCAACATAATTTTCATAATCTGGTAATAAAAAAGATAATTTTGGAACTTGAAAAGTCAAAGTGTGAGTCGCTTTGATTATTCCCTCAAAATTTTCATGATTTTTTTCAATAAAAAGCCCAGATGGAACGTCTATAGATATAACCGCTTTAAATTTTTTATTGTTGATATAACGAAAAAAATGTTTCCAATATTGATTAATTGGACGATTGAATCCTATTCCAAAGATAGCATCAATAAGATAACTTTCTTGATTCAAAAAAGGAAATTTTGATCCTTCATCAAGAGTCATAAAATTTATTTTATGTTGTAATATTTTATTTTTATTGATTAAAAACTCATTTGAAAAATGATTGGAAATATTTAGTACGTATATAGAAACTGTGGCCCCGTATGAATATAACATATAAGATAAAGAAAGTCCATCTCCTCCATTATTTCCATTTCCTACTAACACTATAAATGGAATTTTTCTAATTTTAAAATATTTATTGTTAATAATCCAATCAAAACAACCTTTAGATGCTCTTTCCATTAGTTGAACATAAGAAATTGATTCTGAATCAATACAATATTGATCGGCTTTTCTAATTTGATTTAAAGAAAGAATTTTCATTTTTTTAAATGAATTTATTATTTTTAATTTTGTAAGTTTTCTATTTTTCTCAGATGAGATCATGAAATCTGATTAGTATCTGCAAATATAAAACGATTAATCTAGATGGCCGAGTATAATTTGACCCTTCCAGCCATGGGTGAAAGTATAGCTGAGGCTACTATCATTCGTTGGTTAAAAGAAGAGGGGGATTCTGTAAAAAAAGAAGATATTTTGGTAGAAATAGCTACAGATAAAGTAGATTCTGAAATATCTTCACCTGTAAATGGTATATTAAAAAAGAAATTATTCGCTACTAATGAAGTTGCTAAGGTGGGAAGTTTCATTGCGATTTTAGAAACGGAAGAACAATTTTCTTTAGAAAAAGTTCCAATAATAGAAAAAAATAAAAAATATTTTTATTCTCCTCTTGTACGTACTATTGCTCATAAAGAAGGAATCAGCTTATATGAGTTAGATACAATAGAAGGAACTGGAAATAAAGGACGTGTCACGAAAAAAGATATACTGAAATTTATTCGTATAAAAAGAAATAAAATCATGATTCCCAAAAATGTTGTTACAAATAATGAAGAAATAATTGAAATGGATAGAATGCGTAGGATTACTGCAAAACATATGATGAATAGCAAAAATATTTCTGCACATGTTACTTCTTTTGTTGAAGCAGATGTCACTAAT
This DNA window, taken from Blattabacterium sp. (Nauphoeta cinerea), encodes the following:
- the mrdA gene encoding penicillin-binding protein 2, giving the protein MKKLYKFYILLSTVGIILIIRLFYIQIYTEKYTLNAFNTSIKQEIIIPERGSIFDRNENLLVFNKSIYELTVIPILVDEHFNIIEFCNLVGIEKNTFSRNLEKAKAYSKYLPSVFLPFLSKEKFATIQEKLYKYKGFDWTKRSLRDYKVESSANVLGYIGEVTQKDIKKESNYYQMGDFIGWAGVEKSYEKILRGKKGVKYWVRDRKGCIIGSYNNRKNNVKAVSGYDISLTIDWNLQNYAEQLMFQKKGGIVAINPKNGEILSLVSSPINNPNLFVGVNRSKEFKKLMKDTIDNPLFDRTTQARYPPASPFKLLTELAGLQMGVVNTNTTFICYKGFKYGKKRIHCHSGVHGYPIGIETATAVSCNNYFAQVYKRVIEKYPKNLTKGVNEWCDIIKSFGFGNYLYNDLATGEKGIIPSGDYYNKKYGTTKWNAITIISNSIGQGEINVTPIQLANMVCAIANKGFFYTPHIVRKINHKLISNPNYTVAKHTKVESKYFDFIINGMEKVFMIGTGKSFKSSDIRMAGKTGTSQNFIKVNHKTVSLPDHSIFILFAPVEDPKIAISVIIENGGFGSRWAGPIASLIAEKYIKNNVNRKNLEKKIMTSGLQNVYNSIAKMKKLNNSYIKNYIDKKK
- the rodA gene encoding rod shape-determining protein RodA, whose product is MIKRNKILFRNIDWIVIFIYIFMTFFGHMNLYSVSPEKAEKQFIWILLSFIFIFIIFLFKPIHYKHIAPFFFLFTLFLLIGVFFFGKNINGSKSWYVFGPISFQPSELTKISTSLMIAHIMSQEDIENNNKALLHISIILILPAFLIFLQPDPGSSIVFSSFLLTLYREGLSISFILYFLFYILLFVVSLNLSPWIVVLFLFIIFIFFFIFKKKTTSFVDLFFYIFLFISFSVFSISSPFFFQKFLKQHHKDRINILFRNEFDRKYRGNVGYNLLYSKTAIGSGKFLGKGYKKGTITKGKFVPEQHTDYIFCTVGEEWGFIGSTILIIFYLLFISRIYFLSERQKDVFVRIFGYSVGNIIFIHFVINLGMVMGLFPTIGIVLPFFSYGGSSLWSFTVLLFIFMRMDVSDQTSLI
- the lnt gene encoding apolipoprotein N-acyltransferase, coding for MGLGWPTEGNPIYLFIAFVPLLYIENYLNDSSFYVFLFSFIPFLIWNAISTWWLSYAKRTNGTFAVEAYLIPVLLNAIFMSIVFCFYSCIKKKHIKDKKIGYTFLICLWILFEKMHLEWELSWPWLNLGNGFANRTKWIQWYEYTGILGGSVWIWIVNIGLTESIVQYKNDKKVFFLYQRIFINIGIIFFMIFISNLIYIKYKDCQCEHTANVLILQPNIDPYNQKYYISTNELISNLKKLIDKKISKESMIIIAPETMFPMKIQIKDMGRNKIISAFKDYLKNKSPNTVFITGVELITLYHHKNKTKTSIPFFSKKIKNMQWIDVFNSAIQIGNNENIEFHHKSKLVPAVETFPYKKFFLPILGNILLNFGGTVMELGKENSPSIFQHPYLGIRIAPIICYESVFGEYVSNFFKKNVDLMVILTNDGWWGFSQGHKQHMYYARIRAIENRKSIARSANTGISCFIDEKGEIISYIPYGKEGVLYNKIHLNKKKTFYIQYGDFISKISLLTIIIILLYPITYNIIYSHRLHKI
- a CDS encoding NAD(P)H-hydrate dehydratase codes for the protein MISSEKNRKLTKLKIINSFKKMKILSLNQIRKADQYCIDSESISYVQLMERASKGCFDWIINNKYFKIRKIPFIVLVGNGNNGGDGLSLSYMLYSYGATVSIYVLNISNHFSNEFLINKNKILQHKINFMTLDEGSKFPFLNQESYLIDAIFGIGFNRPINQYWKHFFRYINNKKFKAVISIDVPSGLFIEKNHENFEGIIKATHTLTFQVPKLSFLLPDYENYVGKWYLINIGWKINFIQKIQVHNFYIDPVYIHAIYKKKIRKKFSHKGNYGHGMIIGGSFGMIGSVVLSATASFRSGIGKLSVYVPYCGYQIIQNTLPEAIVNTDLKEHYISNIVIPNKNINAIGIGMGMGVHPKTVYALESFLLKNKKIPMVIDADAINILSNQLQLLDLLPKETILTPHPKEFQRLSKSWKNDYEKLHLLKEMSKKYTIFIVLKGAHSVISTPNGDLYFNSTGNPGMATAGSGDVLTGMIMSFLSQGFSPKESCIMGVYFHGLSGDIASQKLNEESIIANDIINHIGEAYLKNKNLNNINEKTSDFV